The segment TATCTTTTAGAGTTAGCCTACAGACTGTCGACAAACCCTAATATGATTAACATTTACTTGTTGATCTTCGTTTCAGGCGCTTCGCTTTCCTGCGGGCGGTCCGGAAGCCTCCTCGGGCTACGCCCTGCGGGGTCTTCCCTGTCCCTTCCTCCCGCGGGAATCTGCGCGCCTTCCACTACGATCAACTTGAAAACTGTTATGGAATTTGCAATGTCTACAAATTGAAGGCTAACTCCTTATCTCTTAGAGTTAGCCTAATCACCTGTTTTATAAACTTTTCAATAATAATTTTTTTAAAAGTGGAAAAAGTACATCTGGCAGTTCCTCAATATCCGGGACTAAAATACTATACTTTCCGTACATGTTTTGAATGGTTTTGACTTGTCCTTCATCGATTTCACCATTTGCCAAAAATACATTGATGACTTCCAGGCCAGTCTTTCTTGCTTCCATGATTGCTTGATGAGTGTCTACAATGCCGTTTTTCTCATAGTCCATCGCTGCAGGTTCCCCATCTGAAAATACAAGAAGGAACTTCTGTTTTTCACTTCTAGCAATAAGTCTCTTGGTCATATGCCTTATTGCATATCCATCCCGGTTATCCTCTTCAGGTTCCAGTTGCAGGATCTCAGGGCCGGAAGCTTGTCTCAAACTAGAGGAGAAATCAATGGCCGTTTTGAAATAATTTGGTTGACTTGTGGACGTTGCATCATTGGTATCTTCCCAGAATCCTACGACTTCGTGAGGAACAAATACCGATTTCAATGCTTCATGAAAAAGAGTGATTCCGTATTTAGTCTGTTCCATTTTATCGAACATGGATGCTGAACAATCTACCAGCAGTGAGAACACTGCATCGATTTCAATGGATGGATTATCCTTTTTATAGAAGACTCTCGGGTTATCATCTGTGAACCAAGGGATGAGTTTCTTACTGAGTCTGCCGAATGGAAGATCGCTTCTTGGCATAATTTTTTTATGTTCCAATGTCTTTTGAATCAACTGCTTCAGTTTCTTTTGATAAGAAGCCACGAACTGCTTATACTCTTCATATTCACGGTTTTGTTCTTTAGAAACAACATCAGGTTTTAAAAATACTGGGTAAGCATACTTGTTCTCTTTCCCAAACTCCGCGCCATTTCCGCCTTCTTTTTTTGTATCGTTGAGTACATCCAGCGCTTCAAGCTTCGAGTAATCGTTTCTATTGGTTTGTTGACTCTCGCCTTGTACGAATCCCATTGCCTGGTCTCCATCTTCGCCTTCTCTTACCCCTTCCCCCATCAAGTCCGTTTTAGTTCCTTGCTCCATATCGAATTGGAGGAAGCTTTTATTGTTACTTTCTGATTCTCGGTGCCAGGTCGGAAGCTTGTCTTCTTGAACATCTTCCTCATCATCCTGCTTATCCCTCTGCTTGATATCATCATTCTTCAATTCACTTTTTCTTTTCATCTCATCAAAGGTTGGACCATGCTCTTCTTCTAGTTTTTCCGTAAAGTCTGGAAGGAAGAAATAAGTATTAAGCATATCCCTTTCCAGCAGATCTTCCAGCACTTCCACCATAACCTTTGTACTTTTAAGAATTTCCCTCGTGCTTTTTGCTTCGTAAGATTTGGAAGCTTCTTCTCTTAAAAAAGGAAGCGCAAGATCAAGATCCTCATT is part of the Sutcliffiella sp. FSL R7-0096 genome and harbors:
- a CDS encoding VWA domain-containing protein; this encodes MRPIVFNDKKIDSFLFMELSDLATSLSKKKNLEVEYAFKSYYDPYSNKLFISLFWDNHPPYEKLQGMKSDVYLRSIGSVPHTDYEVIHELFLFMKKTHLSSFCRQLFMLLEDLRLEEYCKRERPGTTKTFLIRRAEYRKYFRSQLTVNAERNILTDALYNLLYLLLTTDNPLEEVPSLNEDLDLALPFLREEASKSYEAKSTREILKSTKVMVEVLEDLLERDMLNTYFFLPDFTEKLEEEHGPTFDEMKRKSELKNDDIKQRDKQDDEEDVQEDKLPTWHRESESNNKSFLQFDMEQGTKTDLMGEGVREGEDGDQAMGFVQGESQQTNRNDYSKLEALDVLNDTKKEGGNGAEFGKENKYAYPVFLKPDVVSKEQNREYEEYKQFVASYQKKLKQLIQKTLEHKKIMPRSDLPFGRLSKKLIPWFTDDNPRVFYKKDNPSIEIDAVFSLLVDCSASMFDKMEQTKYGITLFHEALKSVFVPHEVVGFWEDTNDATSTSQPNYFKTAIDFSSSLRQASGPEILQLEPEEDNRDGYAIRHMTKRLIARSEKQKFLLVFSDGEPAAMDYEKNGIVDTHQAIMEARKTGLEVINVFLANGEIDEGQVKTIQNMYGKYSILVPDIEELPDVLFPLLKKLLLKSL